In the Chromobacterium sp. ATCC 53434 genome, CGCCGCTCTGCGACAGGATGCGATACCTCGGCAGCGCCAGCTTGCGCGCCTGCAGCGCCTCCTGCAGGCGGGTTTTGGCGTCCTTGGCCTGGCGGGTGGTGTCTATCGTGGCCACGCGCTGGGCGTACAGCTTGCGCACCACCTGCTCGGCGGCGGCGAAGTCGGCGTCGAAACTGACGGCGGCGAACGTCGCCTCCAGCGCGTCGGCCAGAATGGACGGCCGGTTGAAGCCGCCGCTCTTCAGCTCGCCCTCGCCCAGATACAGATAGTCGCCCAGCGTCAGCTCGTGGGCGATCTCGGCCAGCGTGTTCTGGTTGACCAGATTGGCGCGCAAGCGCGACAGCTCGCCCTCGGTCAGTTGCGGGAAGCGGTCGAACAGCATCCGCGCCACGGTGTAATTGAGGATGCTGTCGCCGACGAATTCGAAGCGCTCGTTGTTGGCGCTGCTATGGCTGCGGTGCGTCAGCGCCTGGCGCAGCAATTCCGGTTTCTGAAATGCATAATCCAGCGCCTGGGACAGGCGCCGGAATCGGTTGTCGATTTGAGTCACGATGTGATTATTGGGCGGGCGGCTGGCCCGCCTGGGTGTCGAAATGGAAAAGCAGGCCGATGTTGCCGAACAGCGGCACTTCGCGCTGGTACTGCGCGCGCAGGTAATTGCTGCTGTTGCCGGCCACCACCGTCAGCTGGCCGCCCTTGATGGAAACGATGCCGGCCACCGACGCCTTCTGGTCGAACTCCTGCCGCAGCGTTTGCTCGCCGACATTGGTTTCGCCGGCCAGGGTGCCCAGCGCGGTCTTCACGTCGCCGTATTCGGAGTACACCGGCACCACCTTGAATACCAGCAGCAGGGCGGAGCCTACCAGCAGCAACACCACCAAAACCGCAATTACCGACATGCCTCTCTGCTGTTTCATGCGTTTCTCCCGGTCATGGCCGCCCATGGCCTGACAATGATTTTTTTTACTGCACCTTGGTGCCGATGCGCGACAGGTCGCCGAAGTTCATCCAGATCATGAAGGCCTTGCCGACCATCAGATCGTCTTTGACGAAGCCCCAGTAGCGGCCGTCGGAACTGTTGTCGCGGTTGTCGCCCATCATGAAGTAATGGCCCTGCGGCACCTTGCACGCGAAGCCGTCGTCATCATAACGGCAATTGTCGCGGTACTGGAAATCCTGCACCTGGCTCAGCGCCACCACCGGCGTGCCCGGATTGTTCAGCACCTTGTAGTCCTTGCCGCCCTGACTCTCGCGGAACCGGTTGGCGCTGATCTGCTGCAGGCCCAACTCCTTTTCCAGATAGTCGTAGTTGCCGTCGGCGGCGTCCGGCAACGGCTTGCCGTTGATCGTCAGGCGCTTGTTGCGGTACTCCACCATGTCGCCGGGCAGGCCTATCACCCGCTTGATGTAGTTGATCTTCGGATTCGGCGGATAGTTGAACACCACCACGTCGCCATGCTGCACCTGGCCGACCGGGATCAATACATTATTGAGCACCGGCACGCGAATGCCATAGGCGAACTTGTTGACCAGGATGAAGTCGCCGACCACCAGGCCCGGCCGCATCGAGCTGGACGGAATCTGGAACGGCTCGACCAGGAAGGAGCGCAGCAGGAAAACGACGAAGATCACCGGGAAGAAACCGCGCGAGTAATCGACGAAGTGGCCGGCCTGGGCATCGGCGGCGGCGCGCTTCCTCGCCAGCAGCCACTTGTCCAGCGCCCACACCGCGCCGGTGATCACGACGAATACCAGCATCACCGCGGTGAAGCTCATGTAGTTGGACAGGAAGCCGAAACCGCCTATCACCACCGCCAGGTAGCCCCACTGCACCGACTGAGGCCAATCGCTCGCGCCTTCCTTCTTGGCGCCGCCCAGCAGGATCAGCAGCACGCCGACGACGGCGAGCGCCACGAACACCCAGTACAAGTTTGCACCCACTTATTTGTCCCCTACTTGAAGAATGGCGAGGAAAGCCTCTTGCGGGATTTCCACGTTGCCGACCTGCTTCATCCGCTTCTTGCCGGCCTTTTGCTTTTCCAGCAGCTTTTTCTTCCGAGTGATGTCGCCGCCGTAGCACTTGGCCAACACGTTCTTGCGCAGCGCCTTCACCGTCTCGCGCGCGATGATGTGGCCGCCGATGGCCGCCTGCACCGCGATGTCGAACATCTGGCGCGGAATCAGCTCGCGCATCTTGGACACCAGCTCGCGGCCGCGGTACACGCTGGAAGCGCGGTGCACGATCAGGCTCAGGGCGTCGACCTTCTCGCCGTTGACCAGCACGTCCAGCTTGACCAGGTCGGCGCTCTGGAATTCCTTGAACTCGTAGTCCAGCGAGGCGTAGCCGCGGCTGGTGGACTTCAGCTTGTCGAAGAAGTCCATCACCACCTCGTTCATCGGCAGATCGTAGGTCAGCATCACCTGCCGGCCCAGATACTGCATATTGCGCTGCACGCCGCGCTTCTGGTTGCACAGCGTCATCACCGCGCCGACATAGTCCTGCGGCACCAGGATGGTGGAGGTGATGATGGGCTCGCGCAAATCTTCGTATTTGCCGGCGTCCGGCATCCGCGACGGATTGGACACCACTTCCACCACGCCGTCCCGCATCACCACTTCGTAGTTCACCGTCGGCGCGGTGGTGATCAGATCCATGTCGAACTCGCGCTCCAGCCGCTCCTGGACGATCTCCAGGTGCAAGAGGCCGAGGAAGCCGCAGCGGAAGCCGAAGCCCAGCGCCTGCGACACCTCCGGCTCGTACTTTAGCGAGGCGTCGTTCAGCTGCAGCTTTTCCAGCGCGTCGCGCAGCGCTTCGTAATCGTGGCTCTCCACCGGATACAGGCCGGCGAACACCTGGGACTGCACGTCCTTGAAGCCCGGCAGCGCCTCGGCGGCCGGCTTGGACACCAGCGTGATGGTGTCGCCGACCTTGGCCGACTTCAATTCCTTGATGCCGGCAATGACGAAACCCACCTCGCCGGCGTTCAGGCTTTGACGCTGGACCGACTTCGGCGTGAACACGCCGACCTGTTCGCACAGATGCTCGGCGCCGGTGGCCATGAACTTGATCTTGTCCTTGGGCTTCAAGGAACCGTCGATCACGCGCACCAGCATCACCACGCCGACGTAGTTGTCGAACCAGGAGTCGACGATCAACGCCTTCAGCGGGCCGTCCGGGTTGCCCTTGGGCGCCGGAATCTTGTTGACCACCTCTTCCAGGATGTCCTCGATGCCGATGCCGGACTTGGCCGACGCGCGCACCGCCTCGACGGCTTCGATGCCGATGATGTCCTCGATTTCCTGCGAAATGCGCTCCGGATCGGCGGCCGGCAGGTCGATCTTGTTCAGCACCGGCACCACTTCGACGCCCAGCTCGATGGCGGTGTAGCAGTTGGCGACGGTCTGAGCTTCCACGCCCTGCGACGCGTCCACCACCAACAGCGCGCCTTCGCAGGCGGACAGCGAACGCGACACTTCATAGCTGAAGTCCACATGTCCCGGCGTGTCGATCAGGTTCAGCTTGTATATCTGGCCGTCGCGGGCCTTGTACTCCAAGGCGGCGGTCTGCGCCTTGATGGTGATGCCGCGTTCCTTCTCGATATCCATCGAGTCGAGCACCTGAGCGCTCATTTCGCGTAACTCCAGGCCCCCGCAGAATTGAATGAAGCGGTCGGCCAAGGTGGATTTGCCATGGTCGATATGGGCAATGATCGAAAAATTTCGGATGTTCTTCATCGGTTTCCAGCAAAAGATAAGGGCACGCTAGCGTGCCCGGGGCTGCTGACGGACGGCCCTGCCGGGGCCCATCGGGGTCCGGCGGCTGCCGGAAGCCGGTCAGCAAGCGGGGGCGCGGTACGCGCGCCCCCGGTTTGACTCACACTGGCGCGGATTTTAGCCGATTTCGCCCAAGTGTGCAGCCAATCTCGCGGCATCCAGATGCCAGTGGCAGATTTCCGCCTCGCCGTCCATCAGCACCGGCACCCATTCGTTGAAACGCGCCTCCAGCGCCGGATCGGCGTCGACGTCGACAACCACCAGCTCGAAGCCGTGACGCTGGCGCCAGGGCTGCAGCTCGGCCAGCATCTGGTGGCACAGGCTGCAGTATTCGCGAAAATACAGCGTCAGCGTCATTGGGCGTCGCCCACGGTCAGCGGCACGAACTGCACCTGGCCCTGGCGCATCACCTGCAGCGCCACGGTTCCGCCCTTCTTCACCTGGTCCAACGCCTTCTTCAACTGGGCGAAGCTCTGCAGCGGATCGCCGCCTATGCCGACGATGATGTCGCCCGGCTGGATGCCGGCCCGCATCGCCACGCCGTTGGTCGCGCGCACCAACAGGCCGTAGCCTATGCCGGCGCGCTGCAATTGCGCCGGGCTCAGCTCCTGCAGGCGCAGGCCGATCTGAGCCAGGCTCTGCTCTTTCTCGGCACCGGGCTTGCGGTATTCGCGCTGCGCCACCCGG is a window encoding:
- the rnc gene encoding ribonuclease III, which gives rise to MTQIDNRFRRLSQALDYAFQKPELLRQALTHRSHSSANNERFEFVGDSILNYTVARMLFDRFPQLTEGELSRLRANLVNQNTLAEIAHELTLGDYLYLGEGELKSGGFNRPSILADALEATFAAVSFDADFAAAEQVVRKLYAQRVATIDTTRQAKDAKTRLQEALQARKLALPRYRILSQSGEAHEQWFKVECDLGEMALIATGDGGSRRAAEQQAAEAAIVLLEQKLAAIKKKS
- a CDS encoding DUF4845 domain-containing protein gives rise to the protein MKQQRGMSVIAVLVVLLLVGSALLLVFKVVPVYSEYGDVKTALGTLAGETNVGEQTLRQEFDQKASVAGIVSIKGGQLTVVAGNSSNYLRAQYQREVPLFGNIGLLFHFDTQAGQPPAQ
- the lepB gene encoding signal peptidase I encodes the protein MGANLYWVFVALAVVGVLLILLGGAKKEGASDWPQSVQWGYLAVVIGGFGFLSNYMSFTAVMLVFVVITGAVWALDKWLLARKRAAADAQAGHFVDYSRGFFPVIFVVFLLRSFLVEPFQIPSSSMRPGLVVGDFILVNKFAYGIRVPVLNNVLIPVGQVQHGDVVVFNYPPNPKINYIKRVIGLPGDMVEYRNKRLTINGKPLPDAADGNYDYLEKELGLQQISANRFRESQGGKDYKVLNNPGTPVVALSQVQDFQYRDNCRYDDDGFACKVPQGHYFMMGDNRDNSSDGRYWGFVKDDLMVGKAFMIWMNFGDLSRIGTKVQ
- the lepA gene encoding translation elongation factor 4, which translates into the protein MKNIRNFSIIAHIDHGKSTLADRFIQFCGGLELREMSAQVLDSMDIEKERGITIKAQTAALEYKARDGQIYKLNLIDTPGHVDFSYEVSRSLSACEGALLVVDASQGVEAQTVANCYTAIELGVEVVPVLNKIDLPAADPERISQEIEDIIGIEAVEAVRASAKSGIGIEDILEEVVNKIPAPKGNPDGPLKALIVDSWFDNYVGVVMLVRVIDGSLKPKDKIKFMATGAEHLCEQVGVFTPKSVQRQSLNAGEVGFVIAGIKELKSAKVGDTITLVSKPAAEALPGFKDVQSQVFAGLYPVESHDYEALRDALEKLQLNDASLKYEPEVSQALGFGFRCGFLGLLHLEIVQERLEREFDMDLITTAPTVNYEVVMRDGVVEVVSNPSRMPDAGKYEDLREPIITSTILVPQDYVGAVMTLCNQKRGVQRNMQYLGRQVMLTYDLPMNEVVMDFFDKLKSTSRGYASLDYEFKEFQSADLVKLDVLVNGEKVDALSLIVHRASSVYRGRELVSKMRELIPRQMFDIAVQAAIGGHIIARETVKALRKNVLAKCYGGDITRKKKLLEKQKAGKKRMKQVGNVEIPQEAFLAILQVGDK
- a CDS encoding glutaredoxin family protein; this translates as MTLTLYFREYCSLCHQMLAELQPWRQRHGFELVVVDVDADPALEARFNEWVPVLMDGEAEICHWHLDAARLAAHLGEIG